One Ilumatobacter fluminis genomic window, TCACGCGCGTCTTCGACCGACGCAGAGGCGTGACGCGTCCCCCCTCGACGTCGCAGCGAACCCGCTCCGACGATCACCTCGATCCACCAGCACCATCGATCGGTACGACCACCCCGAACGCCCCGCTCGGACGCCTCGTGGGCGTGTTCGTGCTCGTCGTGGTCGCCGGCGCCGCAGCGCTGCTGTGGTACGGCGCCGCCCGGTGGATGCCCGAGATGGCGATCGGCCTCCACGAGACCGCAGCGATCGGCACGTGGAACATCCTCTACGACGCGCACATGCCGTCGATCACCGTCATCGTGGCGGCGCTCGGCATCGCCGTGCTGGCCGCCGTCGGTGTCGCCGTCGCCGAGCGAGTCGTCAACAATCGAGCTCGTCGGTCCGTCGGCGACCCGACCAAGCCACTGTCACCGCGCACCGTCCTCGCCGAAACCCGCGGTGAGTTCCACGGCGAGGTCACCGTGACGGTGCTGATCCCGGCGCACAACGAGCAGGCGTCGATCGGCGCGACGCTCGATTCGCTGCTCGACCAGACCCGACCCCCGGAACGCATCGTCGTCGTCGCCGACAACTGCACCGATGACACGGTGGCGGTCGCCACCCGACACGGCGCCGAGGTCTTCGAGACCGTCGGCAACACCGAGAAAAAGGCCGGAGCGCTCAACCAGGCCCTCGCGTTCCAGCTCGACGAACTGGGTGAGAACGACTGCGTCTTGGTCGTCGACGCCGACACGATCCTCGATCCTGCCTTCATCGAAGTGGCGGCGAACCGCATGACCGCCGACCGAGGCATCATGGCGGTGGGCGGCCTCTTCTACGGCGAAGAACGTCGCGGTCTGCTCGCCCAGCTCCAGCGCAACGAGTACCTGCGCTACAGCCGGGAGCTCGAACGTCGCCGCGGGCGCGTGTTCGTCCTGACCGGGACGGCGTCGATGTTCCGGCCGCGCGGTCTGCGCACCGTGGCCGCCATGCGCGGCGCGCTGCTGCCCGGCCCGCACGGCAAGGTGTACGACACCACCGCACTGACCGAGGACAACGAGCTGACGCTCGCGCTCAAGACGCTCGGGGGCCTCATGTGGAGCCCGAGCGAGTGCCGCGTCGTCACCGAGCTCATGCCGAAGTGGCGCCACCTCTGGAACCAGCGCCTGCGTTGGCAGCGCGGCGCCCTCGAGAACCTCGGCGCCTACGGCTTCCGGTCGTCGCTCGTCCGGTACTGGGCCCAGCAACTCGGCATCGGCTACAGCGTCATCGCCCTCTCGGCGTTCTGGCTCCTGATCGCACTCACCGTCCTGTCGTCACCCGACTGGGTCTGGTATCCGTTCTGGCTCGTCATCGGGGCGACCTTCGTCGTCGACCGGGTCATCGGCGTCTGGGACGGTGGCTGGCGTGCTCGCGGACTCGCCGCGCTCATCTTCCCCGAGCTGCTCTACGACCTGTTCCTCGACGTCGTCTACATGAAGGGCGTCCTCGACATCACCATCGGTCGTCGTGCCGCCTGGGCGCACGTCCACCATCCGGTCGACGACCCCGCCCCGGACGAGCCTGCTGTCGAACCTCCCACGGTCGACGCCCCCGAAGACCGCCCCCTCGAACCGACGACGGTGGCGTGATGATCCTCGCCCTCGACGTCCTGCCGTCGACGATCCTCGCGTCGGACTGGTTCAGCATCCTGGCCCGTTTCGTGGCGATCAACACGATCCTCTACGTCACGCTCTCGATCTTCAAGATCGTGCCCAAGCTGTACGTCAGCGACTTCGTGCACCGCGGCGGCCGCCGCTCGGAGACCCGCTCGATTCATCCGGACGACCCCGTCGAGCCGTTCCCGGCCCGGCGCCCGTTCCGACGGACCGAACGCCCCACCTGAGCCTTCCGCACGAACCTGGGAGCGTTTCCAGGTCTGCTAGACCGTCCCCGTGGGGAACAATTGGGGGAACCGTCGGAAGCGCTCTCGGGTCGCGCTCGTGCTGCTCCTCGCCGGATGCAGCGGCGCCGGTGACACGAGCGAGACCGACACGACCGAGACGGACACGAGCGAGACCGTGGCGATGTCGATCTCTACGACGACTCCATCGACCGACCCGCCGACGACCTCCGCACCGGAGTCACCGACGATCCCCGACGATCTGCCCGTCGTCGAATCGGTGACGGCGTCCGCCGACACGGTCGCGACCTACGAGCGCCTCGACCTGCTCGTCGACGTCAGCGCCGAGTTCGACAACCACTTCGACCAGCGCGAGATCGCACTCGATCTCACCCTCACCTCCCCCACCGGGACCGAACGGACCGTGCCCGGCTTCTGGCACGCGGACGACGGCTGGACGTTCCGAATCACCGCCGACGAGCCCGGCGAGTGGACCTACGACGTCGTCGCGACCGACGCGCGTGGCGCGAGCCGTCCGACGAGCGGAACGTTCTCGGCCACGGCATCGGACCATCCGGGGTTCATCCGCGTCGGCAGCGACGTCGACCCCGACTACAGCACCCGCTACTTCGCCCACGACGACGGCACTCCGTGGTTCGGCTACGGCCACGCCGATCTCGAGATGGCGTTCGGTGGCTTCAGTGGCGAGACGTTCTCGAAGATGGCCGACATGGCCGAGATCGGCGAGAACTTCGAGATGTGGTGGCCGCAGTGGTCGTCGAACCTGGTGCAGAACTCGTACGACACGTACAACGCCGGCTCGGCAGCCACCGTCGACCTGGTCGTCGCCGAGGCCGAGCGCAACGGCATCTCCCTGGCGTTCACCATCTGGATCCATCAACTCCTCCGCACCGAGGACCACCCGTGGGGAACCGGCGAGTGGGGCCGCAACGGCTTCAACCAACTCGTCGACCGACCCGAGGACTTCTTTGTCGACGACGAGGCCTGGGCCTGGCAGGAGAACTACTACCGCTACGTCATCGCCCGATGGAGTCACTCACCCGCGATCGCCATGTGGCAGACGATCACCGAGGTGAACGGCACCAACTCCTACGAGCAGACCGACGCGTGGCACGAACGACTCAACGCCTACTTCCAGGACCACGACCCGTACCGCCACCCGACGACGGCGACCGGCTCGGGCGGCTACTGGTGGCCGGCAGCGTTCGAGGTGATGGACGTCCCGCAGATGCACGTGTACGAGCAGTTCCACGCCAACCCGATCGAGGCGGCCGAGATCATGGCCGACTGGACGATCGACATGTGGGAGTTCCAGGACAAGCCGAACTGGATCGGCGAGTACGGCGACCGCCGCCCCGGCACGTACCCCGAGTTCTCGCACAACGCGACCTGGGCGACCTTCGCCGCCGGCGGGGCGACGACCCCCATCGAGTGGAACGACGGCTACGACTACGGCCGGTTCGACGACGACCAGGCCGCCGACATGGCCCGGTTCGTCGCCTTCGCCGAGCAGATCCCGATGGTGCGGCTCGACCCCGAACAGCTCACCGTCACCCCGTCGGACGCCGCCGCACGGGCGTGGGGCGTCGGTTCCGAAGGCGGCGGCGTCGTCTGGATCCAGGACACGACCGGCGCCGCCCGATCGGAGACCGACGTCGAGGACCTCGACGCCATGCGGGCCCGCCCCGCACTGTCGGGCGTGTCGATCTCGATCGACGGCCTCCCCGACGGCGACTACAGCGCGACGCCGTACGACACGTGGATCGGCGAGCGCCTCGCCCCGATCCCGTTCACGTGCGAGGGCGACGTCTGCCGCCTCTCGCTCCCCGACTTCCGCTTCGACCTGGCACTCGAACTCGCGCCGGCCTGACGCATCTCGACCGACGACATCACGCCACCACGTCGATGATGACCTTGGCCCGGGCGTGCCCGGTCATGACGTAACGCATCGCCTCGGCCGTGTCGGCGAGCGGGAAGCGACGATCGATCACCGGTCGCAGCTCGCCGCGCTCGATCAGACCGAGCAGCTCCCGCAGCTCGTCCGGCGTCTCGGTCGCCGTGAAGCTCTCGGCGCGCTGCGAACCGAACAGGAAGCGCAACTTGGCGGCCACCACACGGTCGACTGGCCGGATGAAGCGCCCCTTCTTCCCGCTCACGATGACGAGTGCTCCGTCGTCGGTCAGCGAGCGGCGCATGTCGCCGAGCGAGTGGCTGCCGACGTTGTCGATGATCGCGTCGTATTTCGTCCCGTCGACCACCCGCTCGCTGGTGTAGTCGATCACCCGCGTGGCACCGAGCTCGCGCACCATTTCGACGTTGCGGGTGCTGCACACGCCGGTGACCTCGATGCCCATCGATGCGGCGATCTGTACGGCGAACGTGCCGACGCCGCCGGCCGCACCGATGATCAGCAACGACCCTCCGGCCGGGACGCGGGCGTAGTCGCGGATGGCCTGCAGTGCGGTGACGCCGGCGACGGGCAGCGCAGCAGCGTCGGCGAAGCTCATCTCGTCGGGGATCGTCGTCAGTGCTCCGGCACTCGCGATCGCCTGCTCCGCGAAGCTCCCTCGGGCCATGCCGACGACGCGGTCGCCGACCGCCAGATCGGTGACGTCGTCGGCGACCGCGGCGACGACGCCGGCGACGTCGGCACCGCGCACCGTCTGCTTCGGCCGACGGAGGCCGGCCGTCAGCCGAACGAGCATCGGCGTGCCGGTCATCATGTGGACGTCGAGCGGGTTGACCGACGCTGCGTGCACGTCGAGCACGACCTGACCGGGCCCGGGCGTGGGATCGGTGACGTCGCGGAACACCAACTCGTCGGGCGACCCGTATCGGTCGTGGGCGATCGCTTTCATCGTGACTCCTGTCATCGGTTACGTACAGCGTACGTTGGACTGCGAACCACTGTAGACGTACACTGTACGTATGGCAACCCCGTCGGCCCGAGAAACGCCGGATACCTCCACGACCAGCACCGACGACCGTGCTCCGCTCTCTCGGCAACGCATCCTCGAGCAGGCGATCGCCCTCGCCGACGAAGGCGGCGTGTCGGCCGTGAGCATGCGCAAGGTCGCCGCCGCGCTCGGCTTCGAGGTCATGTCGCTCTACAACCATGTCGCCAACAAGAACGACCTCCTCGAGGGCATGGTCGACGAGATCTACGCCGAGCTGCCCACCATCCCCGACGAACTCGGGTGGAAACAGGGCGTGATCGCGTTGGCGGTCGAGACCCACCACCTGCTCGTGCGCCACCCGTGGGTCGCGCCGCTCATCCCCGTCCAGTTCCCCGGCCCGAACCGCTTCGGCCACGCCGAGCGACTGCTCGAACTGCTCACCGCAGGCGGGTTCGACGATCACCTGCGCGACCTCGGCTACCACGCCATCATCATCCACGTCGCCGGCTTCACCCAGCAGCAGCTCGGCTACTCGACGCCCGACAACAACCTGGCCGATGGCATGGCCCGCTTCCGCCGCGACGTCAGCGCCGACACGTTCCCGCTCATGGTCGAACACGTGCGCTACCACGAGCAGCACCACGACCACTCCGAGGATCGGCCCGACGAGTTCCGGTTCGTCCTCGACCTCATCGTCGACGGCCTCGAACGCCGCCGAGACACGTGACGAAGGGGGTCGGATTCGTTCGTCGCGAGGCCGGTCGCGGAATCACTAGCGTCGCGGGCATGGCAGACGTCCGACTGTTCTCGTCGAAGCCCTACGACCACGCCGGCTTCGACGGCGCCAACGCCGATCACGACCACGCCCTCACCTACCTCGAGACCCGACTCGGCCCCGACACCGTCGACCTCGCCGCCGGGGCGCCCGCCGTCTGCGTGTTCGTCAACGACGTCGTCTCCGAACCCGTGCTCGAAGCCCTGGCGGCCGGCGGCACCCGCATCGTCGCCCTCCGCTGCGCCGGCTTCAACAATGTCGACCTCGACGCAGCAGAACGCCTCGGCATCACCGTGGTGCGCGTGCCGGCCTACTCCCCCAACGCCGTCGCCGAGCACACCCTCGCGCTCATCCTGTCGCTCAACCGGCGCATCCACCGCGCCCACAACCGCGTCCGCGACGGCAATTTCGCGCTCGACGGCCTCGTCGGCTTCGACCTGGCCGGCAAGACCGCCGGGGTGGTGGGAACCGGCAAGATCGGCATGATCGTCGCCCGCCTCCTGTGGCACCTCCGCTGCCGCGTACTCGCCGTCGACGTGCAGCAGGACCAGCACCTCGTCGACCTCGGTGTCGAGTACGTCGAACTCGATCAGCTGATGGCCGAGAGCGACATCATCTCGCTCAACTGCCCCCTGACCCCCGACACACATCACATGATCGACGCCGAGTCGATCGCCACGATGCGCGATGGCGTGATGATCGTCAACACCGGCCGCGGCGCCCTGATCGACACCGAGGCGGTCATCCAGGGCCTCAAGAGCGGCCGCATCGGCTCACTCGCCCTCGACGTCTACGAAGAGGAAGGCGCCCTGTTCTTCGAGGACCGGAGCCACGAGATCATCGACGACGACGTGTTCGCCCGCCTGCTCACGTTCCACAACGTCCTGATCACCGCCCACCAGGCGTTCCTCACTCGCGAGGCCCTCGACGCGATCGCGACCACGACGCTCGGCAACATCTCCACCGTGCTCGCCGGCGAGGCGTGCGCCAACGTGGTCACACCTGGCTGACGACCGCGTCGACCGACTGCTCCCGGACGTGCGGTAACTGCGTCGCCGTGGTTCCCGGGAAGTCGTCGCTCGCCAGCTCCCGTCGGATCACGAGGAGCACCCCGACGAGCGGTGTCAGCACCACGGCGCCGACCACACCGGCTGCGGCCCCGCCGGCGACGGCGGCGAGCAGCGTGCCCCACGGCGCGATGTCGATCGCGGCACCGATCACCGACGGCTGGATCAGGTGGTTCTCGATCAGCTGGTAGCCGGCGAAGGCAACGCCGGCGAACAACCCCTCGAGCGGGCCGAGCACGAACGCGAACACGACGAGCGGCACGCCACCCATGAACCCACCGATCTGGGGGACGAAGTTCCAGAGAAATCCCCAGAGCGCCAGGGCAGGAGCGACCCCCAACCCGAGGAGCACGGCGATCACGAAGATCACCGAGGCGTTGATCGACGCGACCAACGCAGCGCCCGCTGCGTAGCCGCCGAGTGCGACCCCGGCTGCGCCGACGAGCCGGGTCCACTGCCGCCGGTGCCGGGCCGGAACCAACCGCGTCGCGCCCCGGACCAGCCGCGGCCCGTCGGCGAGCAACGCGACCGAGAGCACGGCGATCCAGAACAGGTCGAGGATGCGATCGCCGACGAAGGGCATCCAGTCGGCCGGTCGTCCGGTCCGCACCTGCTGCGGCAGGTCTTCCATCCGTTGCTCGACCCAGACAGCGGCGTCGCGCTCGGCCAGGAACCCGCCGATCAGCGGCGCGTCCTCGAGGTCGGCGACGATGCTGGGGAGCCGCTCGGTGAGTGTCGTCGTGGCGCGGGCGCCTTCGTCGGCACCGGTGAGTGTCGCGGCGGCGAGCACGAGCGCGATCATCACGCAGACGACCTGTCCGGCGACTCGATGCGGCATACCGGTGCGCCGGGCGAGCCAACCGGCAGGACGCGATAGTGCGATGGCGACGAACCCGGCGATCAGGAACCAGATGGCCGCACGTCCAGCATCGACGAGCGCCACCCAAGCGAGCACACCGCCGGCAGCGGCCGCTGCGGCCAGTGCGGGCAGGCGCCAACCCGTCGGGAGCGCCACGCCGCCGAGCATCCAGGTGTGCTCCGCCGGCACCTCCCACCACACCGGGGGGCCGGGGCGATGATCGGAGGCGAGCACGGCGACGAGTGCGGCGGCACCGGCGAGTGCGACCACCGATCCGCCGACACCGGCCACCGCGACACCCACCGAGACGGCCAGCGTGTACGGCGCGACGGTCATCGGCAGGCGCGGTTCGATCCATCGTCGACGGATCACGTGTGCAACGGCGAGCGCCACGACGGACGCAGCGAGCACCGTGTAGGCGACGGGCCGTTGATCGAGCGCGACGAGGAGCACGACCGGGAGCAGCCCCACCGGTTTGCCGACCACCGGCACCACCGACCACACACCGAGCCAGATCCCCACGCCGACGGCTCCGGGTAACCCGACGATCAGTCCGACACCGCCGACGATGGTCGACGCCAGCGCGACGACGGCGAGCGTCCGACGGAAGAAGCCGAAGCCACGACACTCGATGTCGTCGACGAGGAGGCGGGCATCGCCACGCCGCCCGGGGCCGTCGTCGCCACGCGGCCACCGCCCGACGAACCAGTCGACGATGCCCCCGCCGCTCGCCTGCAGGAACGTCGCGAGGACCACGACGGTCAGGAACAGGAATCCCTGGGTCGCCATCTCGCTGCCCTCGTCGGCACCGACGACGATGCGGGCCGGGAGGTCTTCGAGCCACTGGGCGACGCCGGTGTCGAGGCGCGTGGCACGGACGACGCGAGCGAGCAGCGAGTCGTCACGCAGCTGGTCGAGCCGTCGATCGACCAGTTGGGCGACCTGCGCCGTTCGGGCGGACAAGTCGCGGACTGCGACGAAGATCACGGCGGCCGAGACGGCGAGCGTGCCGAGCGCCGTGATCACCAAGGAGGCGGCGTTGCCGACCCGACGCCGAAGCCACCGTTGCACCGGCAACGTCGTGATCGCCATCACGACGGCTGCGAGGAAGAGGCCGACGACATCACCCAGTCGGCGGGCGAACGATGCGGTGACCACCACGACGAGCACGCCGACGACGAACGATGCCACGCGGTCGATGGGAATGGCGATCGACTCGCGCTGGGCTGGGTTCTCGGTCGTCGTTTCGGGCATGGCGGGTCACCCGTTCGGGTGGACCGCCGGTACCCGCGTCGACCGCCGCCGAAACGGCGCTAGCGACGGGTGGTGAACGAGCGCATGCGATCGGTCCATGCGTCGTCGGTGGCGATCGAACGGCCGTCGATCGTGGTCACCGGCGCCACCAGTCGCCCCGACGACACCAGCCACACGCCGTCGGAGCCGAACAGGTCGTCGACGGGTCGCAACTCGACATCGACTCCGACGCCGTCGGACCGGGCGGCCGCGAGCGCGACGTCGCACGTGATCGACGCCAACACCCCCGTGCCGTCGGTCGGGGTCGTGCCCAACCGCTCACCGAACCGCCAGACAACAGCGGCCCGTGGCGCTTCGAGCACGACGCCGTCGGTCGAGACGAAGATCGCGTCGTCGGCACCGCGCCGCGCCGCCTCGCGTCCTGCGGCGACGTTGACGGCGTACGACAGCGTCTTGACCCCGCCGAGCAGCCACGGCCGCTCGACGAAGGCGTCGGCCGGGTGGCCCCGGTCGAGCAGGACGACGGCGATGCCGTCCCGGGCCCGCAGCGTCCGTTCGTCGAGCGGGGTGACCGTGACGACACCGCTCGGGCCGCCGCCGCGCTCGCGTCCGCGCGTCAGCATCCAGCGGAGTATCGCTTCACCGGGCTGCTGCCACGCTGCGATCACCTCGTCGAGCAGCGCCCGCCACGCGGCGTCGTCGACGTCGATCTCGAGCGAC contains:
- a CDS encoding glycosyltransferase family 2 protein — protein: MTRPPSTSQRTRSDDHLDPPAPSIGTTTPNAPLGRLVGVFVLVVVAGAAALLWYGAARWMPEMAIGLHETAAIGTWNILYDAHMPSITVIVAALGIAVLAAVGVAVAERVVNNRARRSVGDPTKPLSPRTVLAETRGEFHGEVTVTVLIPAHNEQASIGATLDSLLDQTRPPERIVVVADNCTDDTVAVATRHGAEVFETVGNTEKKAGALNQALAFQLDELGENDCVLVVDADTILDPAFIEVAANRMTADRGIMAVGGLFYGEERRGLLAQLQRNEYLRYSRELERRRGRVFVLTGTASMFRPRGLRTVAAMRGALLPGPHGKVYDTTALTEDNELTLALKTLGGLMWSPSECRVVTELMPKWRHLWNQRLRWQRGALENLGAYGFRSSLVRYWAQQLGIGYSVIALSAFWLLIALTVLSSPDWVWYPFWLVIGATFVVDRVIGVWDGGWRARGLAALIFPELLYDLFLDVVYMKGVLDITIGRRAAWAHVHHPVDDPAPDEPAVEPPTVDAPEDRPLEPTTVA
- a CDS encoding DUF5060 domain-containing protein, whose protein sequence is MGNNWGNRRKRSRVALVLLLAGCSGAGDTSETDTTETDTSETVAMSISTTTPSTDPPTTSAPESPTIPDDLPVVESVTASADTVATYERLDLLVDVSAEFDNHFDQREIALDLTLTSPTGTERTVPGFWHADDGWTFRITADEPGEWTYDVVATDARGASRPTSGTFSATASDHPGFIRVGSDVDPDYSTRYFAHDDGTPWFGYGHADLEMAFGGFSGETFSKMADMAEIGENFEMWWPQWSSNLVQNSYDTYNAGSAATVDLVVAEAERNGISLAFTIWIHQLLRTEDHPWGTGEWGRNGFNQLVDRPEDFFVDDEAWAWQENYYRYVIARWSHSPAIAMWQTITEVNGTNSYEQTDAWHERLNAYFQDHDPYRHPTTATGSGGYWWPAAFEVMDVPQMHVYEQFHANPIEAAEIMADWTIDMWEFQDKPNWIGEYGDRRPGTYPEFSHNATWATFAAGGATTPIEWNDGYDYGRFDDDQAADMARFVAFAEQIPMVRLDPEQLTVTPSDAAARAWGVGSEGGGVVWIQDTTGAARSETDVEDLDAMRARPALSGVSISIDGLPDGDYSATPYDTWIGERLAPIPFTCEGDVCRLSLPDFRFDLALELAPA
- a CDS encoding NAD(P)-dependent alcohol dehydrogenase, which encodes MTGVTMKAIAHDRYGSPDELVFRDVTDPTPGPGQVVLDVHAASVNPLDVHMMTGTPMLVRLTAGLRRPKQTVRGADVAGVVAAVADDVTDLAVGDRVVGMARGSFAEQAIASAGALTTIPDEMSFADAAALPVAGVTALQAIRDYARVPAGGSLLIIGAAGGVGTFAVQIAASMGIEVTGVCSTRNVEMVRELGATRVIDYTSERVVDGTKYDAIIDNVGSHSLGDMRRSLTDDGALVIVSGKKGRFIRPVDRVVAAKLRFLFGSQRAESFTATETPDELRELLGLIERGELRPVIDRRFPLADTAEAMRYVMTGHARAKVIIDVVA
- a CDS encoding TetR/AcrR family transcriptional regulator, whose amino-acid sequence is MATPSARETPDTSTTSTDDRAPLSRQRILEQAIALADEGGVSAVSMRKVAAALGFEVMSLYNHVANKNDLLEGMVDEIYAELPTIPDELGWKQGVIALAVETHHLLVRHPWVAPLIPVQFPGPNRFGHAERLLELLTAGGFDDHLRDLGYHAIIIHVAGFTQQQLGYSTPDNNLADGMARFRRDVSADTFPLMVEHVRYHEQHHDHSEDRPDEFRFVLDLIVDGLERRRDT
- a CDS encoding 2-hydroxyacid dehydrogenase, giving the protein MADVRLFSSKPYDHAGFDGANADHDHALTYLETRLGPDTVDLAAGAPAVCVFVNDVVSEPVLEALAAGGTRIVALRCAGFNNVDLDAAERLGITVVRVPAYSPNAVAEHTLALILSLNRRIHRAHNRVRDGNFALDGLVGFDLAGKTAGVVGTGKIGMIVARLLWHLRCRVLAVDVQQDQHLVDLGVEYVELDQLMAESDIISLNCPLTPDTHHMIDAESIATMRDGVMIVNTGRGALIDTEAVIQGLKSGRIGSLALDVYEEEGALFFEDRSHEIIDDDVFARLLTFHNVLITAHQAFLTREALDAIATTTLGNISTVLAGEACANVVTPG
- a CDS encoding AI-2E family transporter codes for the protein MPETTTENPAQRESIAIPIDRVASFVVGVLVVVVTASFARRLGDVVGLFLAAVVMAITTLPVQRWLRRRVGNAASLVITALGTLAVSAAVIFVAVRDLSARTAQVAQLVDRRLDQLRDDSLLARVVRATRLDTGVAQWLEDLPARIVVGADEGSEMATQGFLFLTVVVLATFLQASGGGIVDWFVGRWPRGDDGPGRRGDARLLVDDIECRGFGFFRRTLAVVALASTIVGGVGLIVGLPGAVGVGIWLGVWSVVPVVGKPVGLLPVVLLVALDQRPVAYTVLAASVVALAVAHVIRRRWIEPRLPMTVAPYTLAVSVGVAVAGVGGSVVALAGAAALVAVLASDHRPGPPVWWEVPAEHTWMLGGVALPTGWRLPALAAAAAAGGVLAWVALVDAGRAAIWFLIAGFVAIALSRPAGWLARRTGMPHRVAGQVVCVMIALVLAAATLTGADEGARATTTLTERLPSIVADLEDAPLIGGFLAERDAAVWVEQRMEDLPQQVRTGRPADWMPFVGDRILDLFWIAVLSVALLADGPRLVRGATRLVPARHRRQWTRLVGAAGVALGGYAAGAALVASINASVIFVIAVLLGLGVAPALALWGFLWNFVPQIGGFMGGVPLVVFAFVLGPLEGLFAGVAFAGYQLIENHLIQPSVIGAAIDIAPWGTLLAAVAGGAAAGVVGAVVLTPLVGVLLVIRRELASDDFPGTTATQLPHVREQSVDAVVSQV
- a CDS encoding aminodeoxychorismate lyase translates to MPDAPLVAVLGHGICSDEPVLHADDLGLTRGDGCFEATRIQVDGAGTHVDHLEAHLARFRRSAASLEIDVDDAAWRALLDEVIAAWQQPGEAILRWMLTRGRERGGGPSGVVTVTPLDERTLRARDGIAVVLLDRGHPADAFVERPWLLGGVKTLSYAVNVAAGREAARRGADDAIFVSTDGVVLEAPRAAVVWRFGERLGTTPTDGTGVLASITCDVALAAARSDGVGVDVELRPVDDLFGSDGVWLVSSGRLVAPVTTIDGRSIATDDAWTDRMRSFTTRR